CGAGAAACTCGCCGTAGAACCGCTTCTCTCCGGTTGCCGGATCCCGCGTGAAGGCAACGCCGGTGGCGCAGTCCTCTCCCATGTTCCCGAAGACCATGGCCTGCACATTGACGGCGGTTCCCCAGTCGGCGGGGATGTGGTTCAACGCGCGGTACGCATCGGCGCGGTCGTTCATCCAACTGCCGAACACCGCTCCGATGGCGCCCCAGAGCTGCTCGTCAGGATCCTCCGGGAACGGATGGCCGGTGCGCTTCCGGATGGCACGCTTGAACTGCGCGACGAGATCTTTCAGATCCTCCGCCGACAGTTCGGTGTCCTGTGCCACGCCGCGCAGCCGCTTCTTCTTCTCCAGAAGCTCCTCGAAGGGGTCTGCATCGTCCGGCGACTCCGGGCGGAGCCCGAGAACCACATCTCCGTACATCTGCACGAAGCGGCGGTAGCTGTCGTAGGCGAACCGCGGGTTGCCGGTTCGGGCGATGAGTCCCTGCACCGTTTCATCGTTCAGTCCGAGGTTCAAAACCGTGTCCATCATTCCCGGCATGGAGACGCGCGCGCCCGAACGCACGGAGAGCAGGAGCGGGCGGTCCGCGCTTCCAAAGGTGGCACCCATGGCCTTCTCGACACGGGCCAGCGCCCGCGACACTTCCCGCCGAAGGGTGGAGGGGTACCGCTTCCGATTCTTGTAGTAGGCCGAGCAAACTTCTGTGGAGATCGTAAACCCTGCGGGAACGGGAAGGCCGAGATGCGTCATCTCCGCCAGATTCGCGCCCTTGCCGCCCAGAAGATTCTTGTCGGCGGCGCGACCTTCGGCCTTTCCGTCCCCGAAGTAGTACACATCTTTCCTGCGTGCTGGCATGGGACTCATTCCTTCCGCGCCACCCTCCGAGTACAGGCGGCGGTTTGTCGCTGATGAAAACCCGTTGGACCCGGAAAACTCCCAAGCTACCCCAATCCCCCGGGGCGGGCAATCGATTCGACCGGGAGCGGCTCCCGGCCGCCGCGTGCATCCCACCGGCGACACCCGGCGGCAGAGTCGGTAGTCTCCGGCCATGATGCGTCGTCTGATTCTCCCGCTGGGGATCCTGCTCTTCGCGCTGACGATTCGCGCGGGCCACCTCGCGGACTATCGCCACTCTCCGGCGTTCGTGGCTCCGCTGATCGACGCGCAGGTCTACGACCGGCTCGCGAGGCGGGTGGCGCAGGCAGGCCCGGGGGTGCTGGAGACGCCGTTCTATCAGCCCCCGCTCTATCCGCTTCTCCTGGGCGCGGTCTATGCCTCGGCCGAAGGCCACCCGATGGCGCCGAGGATCTTCCAGTCGCTACTGGGGGTGGGCACGGTCGGGCTGCTGCTTCTTCTGACTCCGCTGGCCGGAGGGCGCCGGCGGGCGGCGTACTGGGCAGCGTTCCTGTTGGCGGGCTATGGCCCCGCGCTCTACTTCGAGGGCGAACTCCTTCCGGTAACCCTGGTGCTGACGACTTCCACGGCCGCCATCCTCCTTTTCCTGGCGGCGGACGGCCCTTCGGCAAGGCGCTGGCACCTTCCCCTGGCCGGGCTTCTGCTGGGCCTGTCGATCGCCACGCGCCCCACCGGCATCCTGCTGGCGGGAGCGGCAGCGGCGTGGTGGGTCGCGCCCCGGGGTGCGCGACTGGCGCGAACCCGCGCGCTTCTTCCGGCGGCCGCCCTCCTTCTGGCGATGGTTCTCCCGTTCACGGCGGCCAACCGGTATCGCGGCGGGGAGACGGTGCTCATCTCCACAAACGGCGGCATCAATCTCTATCTGGGGAATGGAACCGGCGCCGACTCGCTGTCCGCCATCCAGCCGGGGGCGGCGTGGGAGCGGCTGCAGCGAATGCCGCTGGCGGACGGCGTGCGTACGCCCGGTGCGGAGTCCCGCTGGTGGATGCGGCGCGCATGGTCGGAGGCGGGGGCGGATCCTGCCGCGTGGGCCGCGAACCTCTGCCGGAAGGCGGCCCGCCTGCTCGATGCGCGGGAGCCTCCACGCAATACGGACATGGAGGCGTGGCGACGCGACTCACGCGTGCTCTCACTGCCGCTGGCCTCCTTCGCACTGGTGGCACCGCTGGCGATGGCAGGCCTCCTTCGCGGAGGACTGCGCGGGCGCTCGCGCGCTCTCCTGCTGCTGGCGCTCGGGGCTGTCGCCGCGCAGAACCTCCTCTTCTTCCCGGCGGCGCGATACCGGCTGGAGGCGGTGCCGTTGCTGTGCGTGTTCGCCGGTGCGGGAATCGATGGAATCCTCACGCGCCGGTGGACGCGGCGCGATCTTCCGCGGTGTGGCCTTGCCGTGGCCGCGGTCGCTGCCGTGGTATGGGCGGACCTCACCGGCGGTCGCGAGATGAACCTCACGCGAACGGCCATCAACCGGGGGGTTGCACTGCGCGAAGCAGGCCGAGCGCGCGAGGCGGAAGCAGCATTCCGCAACGCACTTCGCGCCGACCCCCACGACCCCGACGCGCACCGATGGCTGGCGGAAACGCTCCTGGCCCGCGAAGACGCGACCGGGGCACTGCGCCACTTCGACGCCGCGCTGATCGCCGCTCCGGACTATGTCCGGGTTCTCCTCGGGCGGGCGCAGGCGGCGGAGCTGGCCGGCGTATCCGGGGCGGAGGACGCATACCGCCGTGCGCTGGCCGTGGATCCGTACTCGACGGATGTTCGCCTCAACTATGGCGTGTGGCTGGCCCGGGCCGGACGAAGGGACGAGGCGCAAGAGATGTTCCGGTCGGGCCTGGAGCTGGAACCCGGGGACACCCGATTCTCCACGAACCTCCGACGCCTGCGGTCCGGGCTGTGATATTATCTCCGCTCATTTGTCCCCGTTGAAGGAGTGGTGAACCATGCTTGCCGCGTTTCTTCTCGCATTCGCCACGGGCGTCGCATTCCCGGCCTGGCAGGAAATGGCCGCCCGCGCCTGCGGCACATTCCCGCAGGTATCCTGGGGGCTTCTTGCGCTCGGCGGCGCCAGTCTTGCGGCCGGAATCCTGAGCGCAAGCCCGGCGCGGGGAAGGTTCGCACCGCCGCTGCTGCTCCTGATTCCCGCTGCGGCGGCTGCGGGAATCGGCCTGCTGACGGCGGCAACCGGATCGCTTCTCACACTCTTCGGCCTTCCCATGAACGCGGCGCCGGCTGCCAGAGCGGTGGGAAGCATCCTTGCCGCGCTCCCCTTTCTGGGACTCCCCGCATTCCTGCTCGGAATGGCGAGTGGGCAAGCGGTCGCTGCCCGGTTGAGTGCGATCGTCCCTGCCGCGGCGGCCGGGGTTCTCGCGGCGATGGCCGCGGAGTGGGCCTTTGCTCCCGGACTGGCCCAGCGCGGAATCCATGCCGCCGTGCTTCTGGTGGCGGCCGCGGCAGCGCTCCGGTGGGCACCCACCACAGATGCGGAAGGCCGCGCGCAGGCCGAAGACCGGGGCGACGGGCTGGCTCTCGCATCCGCCGCGTGCGTGCTCGCTGCGGGTGCGGTGGCACTGCACCTGCTTGCAGCCGGGAACCTCCGCCTCCTTCTGGCGGATTCCCTCGGCGGAGTACCGCTCATTCCCACGATGACCGCCCTCGGGTGGATGCTCGGCGGCGCTCTCGGCATCCTCTTCGCGCGGTGGCTCGGACGCGCCGGAATCCCGTGGGCCGGAGTCGCGCTGACTCTGGCGGCGGTCGCCACGCTCCGCGCAACCGGCAGTCTCCCGAAGGACATCTACCTGCTCCAGACCGTGATGGTCGACCACCCCGGTCCGGACGCCCTCCTCCACTGGGCCACGCCGAGAGTCGCGCGGCTGGTCCTTCCGCAGGCGGTCCTTTCGGGGATGGCGTTTTCTCTCCTTCCGGGAAGCATCCCGAGACCGACCCGGACCCGGGCGGTCGGACTGCTGACGCTTGCGGGAACTCTGGGCGCACTGATTGCCCTGGCCGCCGTCGGGATGACGCTTCCGCGCGCGGGCCTCGACACGGTTCTCCGGGGAGCCGCGTTCACAATCGCCCTCCTCGGCATACTGCTGACCCTTCTGTCCGCCTCCCCCCGAAGGCGCACTCTCCGCATCGGCGTCGGAGTGGTGGGTCTGCTCGCAGTCCTCTTCGCACATCAGGCCACGCCCGTGCCCAGGACCACGGAACTACTGGTGGAACGGTCCATGCTCGTGACTCGCTCCTCCGGCACCGCGGCCCAGACGAGCTGGCTCACCCTTCATCACGACGAACTCTCCGGGTCAGTCTCCGTCGCCCGGCGCGGAGGCGTGCGGCGCATTCTGACCAACGGGCGCTTCGAAATGGCGACCGCATCCGCCCGCAAGAGCCATGCGATGCTCGCGCATGTCCCGCTGCTCCTCCACGCCAAGCCGGAGCGCGCGCTTCTGCTGGGGGCGGGCAACGGGATTGCCCTGGCCGCCATCATGACGCATCCGCTGGAAGAGGTGGCGTGCGTGGATGTCTCCCGCGCCCGCTTCCATGCGCTCGCCCAGCTCGGCGGAGAGACCGAGGCCGCACTGCGCGACCCACGCCTTTCCGTCATCCCCGGGGACCCCGCCGCAGTGCTCCGGCGCGCGGACCCGTTCGATGTCATTCTCTCGACCATGGCGGGACGGTGGTCTGCGCTCGCCGCGCGCACCTCGTCGGTGGAGTTCTACTCACTCGCCCGTGACCGGCTTCGTCCGGACGGGCTCTTCTGCCAGTGGATTCCCGCACTCAGCCTGAGCCGGGACGGGCTGGAAGCGGTGCTCGCGACCGCCGCCGCCGTGTTCCCGCGCGTGGAGATCTGGGAGGCTTCGGAGGGAGATCTCCTTCTTCTGGCAAGCCGGACGCAATCTGCGGCACGAGATCTGCGCCCCCTTCTCGCGGGTTACGGGGAACCCGCGGTCGCCGCGAGCTGCCGTCGGTCCTGGATTGGCGATCCCGTGACGCTTCTCTCGCACTTCCTCGTGTCCGACGCGACCGTACGGCGCATCTCCCAGACGGCACCGGGACGACACACGCTGGACTCCCGGACTCTCACTCGCGAAGAAACCGCACGGCGCCTCCACGGTCGGCTCGTGAATCCCGTGGCCGGGCTCGCAGCCATCAGGGACGATGCCCTGGCCACCTACGCGGGAAACCCCGGCGACGGATTCCCGGAGGCTCTGCGCATCGCAGTCCGGGCACGCGATCTGGAACATGAGGGGCGCGCCATCGAACGGGACGGGGAAGCGCTCGATGCCGTTGAGAAGTACGAGGCTGCGCAGGAAATGAACCCGAATGACCCGTCGCTTCGGCGCTCGCTCGCATCCGTTCACAATGACATCGGCATGGCCTACGCCGGGCGGAATGCCTTCACGGCCGCCCACCACAACTTCCGCACGGCCATGGAAACGGACACCACTTTCGCGCTGGCCTTTGCGAACATGGGGCACCTGCTGATTCAGAACAACAACATGGAGTATGCGCTCTCGGTCACGCACGAAGCCACGAAGCTGGATCCGGAGAACGAGATCTACTGGGCACAGATGGGCCGCATCATGAAGCGCAACACTCGCTATGAAGAGGCGATTCCCTTCTTCGAAAAGGCATTGCAAAGGAACCCGGACTATGTCATCGCCATTCAGGAGTATGTGGACTGCACCCTGGCCGTGCAGGACATTCCCGATCTTCTGTGGGGAATCCGGACGCTCAAGAGGGCATTGGAGGTCGATCCGGGGAATCGGGAGATCCGGACGCGCATCACGCGATACGAAGACGCCCACAAGCGGCACTTCCGTTCCGACGAATCCGCTGTGCCGTCCGCCTCGCCCGACTCCGCGCGAGGTTCCGCCGCGCCGGACTCCGGTGCCCGGCGCGCGGGCTAGCCAGCCAACCGCGCGACCGCGTCTCCTGCTTCTGTCGTGGTGGCGGATCCGCCCATATCGTAGGTGCGGACCTTTCCTTCGGCGATGACCCCGGCCACGGCACGCTTCACTCGCTCCGCCTTGTCGGTTTCGCCCAGCCAGTCCAGCATCATCTGGGCGGAGAGGAACATGGCCATCGGGTTCACTTTGTTCTGCCCGGCGTACTTGGGAGCGGAACCGTGCGTCGGTTCGAAGACGGCGCACGACTCTCCGATGTTCCCACTCGCCGCGAAACCCAACCCGCCCACCAACTGCGCGCAAAGGTCCGAGATGATGTCGCCGAAGAGGTTGGAGCAGACGATGACTCCATAGGTCTCCGGGTTCTTCACCAGCCACATGGCCATGGCGTCGATGTTCGTCTCCCAGAGTTCCACGCCGGGAAACTCCTTCGCCACCTCGCGGGCTTCCCGCACCATGAGCCCGGAGGTTTCCCGCAGCACATTGGGCTTCTCGACAACGGTGACGGACGGATAGCCCTTCTCCTTCGCGAAGGCGAATGCATCGCGGATGATCCGGCGTGCTCCCTCGCGAGTGATGATCCGGCACGCGATCGCCATGTCCCCGGAGGCCACGGAGTCGAACTTCTTCATCGCCGGGCTTTCGGCGGCAAGCGCTTCCCGGACACCGTCCGGAACGGGGTGGAACTCGACGCCCGCGTAGAGGCCCTCGGTGTTTTCCCGAAAGACGACCAGGTCGATGCCCTCGCGGTAGTTCAGCGGGTTCCCGGGGAACGCGAAGCACGGGCGGCGGTTGGTTCGCAGGCCGAACTCCTGGCGCAGTCGCACGATCGGGCTGCGGTAGACAAGCCCCTTGCCGCGAAGCTCCGGGTTCAACGCTTCTTCGGCCTCTTCCTTCGGTAGCGAGGTAATGGCGCCGAACAGTGCGGCATCCGTACGCCGCAGGAGGTCCAGGGTTCGATCCGGAAGCGGGTCCCCTTCCGATTTCCAGAACTCCCAGCCGATGTCTCCATGCTCGTACTCGGCATCAAAGCCCACGGCGTCCAGCACGGTCCGCGCCGCATCCATTACCTCGACCCCGATCCCGTCTCCGGGAAGCCATGCAATCCGGTGCTTCGCCATGACCCTTCTCCCTTGGTCAGCGGGAAGTCCCCTGCCGACGCTGCAGATTTCCGTCGTTCCAGGAAGATGAGGGGGGACCTGGCGCCCCCCCTCATCTTCCGCTTGCCAACCGTCAGCGGGCGATCACCATCTTGCCGGTCTGCCCGAAGTCCGCTCCGTCCTCCAGGATTCCCTCAATCCGATAGAGGTAGACTCCCGGCGCGATCGCTTCTCCCCGATCTGTCTCCAGATTCCACGCCACCGTCGTGGGCGAAGTACTGCGCGGGTTTCCTGGACCGTGGGAGAAGGTGGCGACGAGTTCCGCCGACACACTGAACACCTGGATATCACAGGTCGGAGGAAGGTTTGTGAAGACCACCTTTGCTTCCCCCTCTTCCCAGGGGGCCGACCCCATGTAGGGGTTGGGCACCACGAAGGCCTCCATGCTCTGGACCCGTGAATCCCGCCCGGGGTAGAGAACTTCCGTGGCCGGGCTGATGCCCTCGTAGACCTCGTTCTGCTCATTCCCGAGAAACCCGAGGTCGAACACCGTCACACGGTACTTGTACGGGAAGTCCCGATGGATGTTCCGGTCCTCCAGATGGAACGACCGGATTGCCGGGTCGTAGTCCAACGACAGCATGGAGGAGGAGTCCACATCCGCAAAGGTGTACCGGCTGGCGCAGGGTATGATCTCCCCGAGGAGCGTGAAGGAATCCAGGTCCGGAAGATCTGAGCGCCAGATGTGGTAGCCCGCGAGCGCTTCCACATCGAAGTCCACCTTCCCGGTGGGCGGGAACAGGTAGTTTGCGGACCAGATGGCCGTCTCTCCCGAAGAGACCGGACCCTCCTGGAGAGAAATCTCCATCCCGTCCATGATGGCGTAAGCGTCTCCGGCTGCCGTGATCGACAGTTCCAGCGTCTCTTCCGGAATAGTCGCCTCTTCCGGCAGTGGGCCGGTGACGAGAACCTGAAGCGTGTCCGCCAGCGAGGCCACCGTGTTGAGCGCCACGATCTGGTAGTCCGCGTAAGGATAGCTGGTGGTGCAGAGGCCTCGAACGGTGACCAACCCCCCCCCCAGTCCGGTGGTTGGTTGATGCACATTGGATGAAAAGCGAACGCTCAGCCCCGTGCCATACTCGGAATTCAACGCATAGCCGGTCTCTGCATAGCGGGTGCTCAGTGTTTCGGCAGTTACGGGGAATCCGGTACCCGCCGTCTGATCGAAATACTCCACAAACACCTCGGTGACCAGGCCGATGCCACTGTCTTGCGGCTTTCGGGTAATGCGAACGCGAGAATCACAATCTCCTGCGTAGTCACCGTCAACGGTCACGGTAGAGCTGGAGTCGGGGTCCCAGCTCCCATAGTAGAAGTTGCCGTAGTCTCTTCCTGCGACTTGAGGCGCTTCCTCCCAGGTCAACACCACGGAGTTGGGGCGAGAGGAGGAGGCGCTTTCTATCGAGGGCAGAGCCAGGTTCTGCGCCGCGAGGTCAACCGGTGCGGACAGCGCAAACACAAGGGCCGCGACGGAAGAGGTGTGGCGAGCATTCATCATGGGTGGGTCTCTCCAAAGTCGTCAAGAACCGCCACCAGGAAATCCCTGAACGCTCCGCGGTCCACG
Above is a genomic segment from Gemmatimonadota bacterium containing:
- a CDS encoding tetratricopeptide repeat protein; the protein is MMRRLILPLGILLFALTIRAGHLADYRHSPAFVAPLIDAQVYDRLARRVAQAGPGVLETPFYQPPLYPLLLGAVYASAEGHPMAPRIFQSLLGVGTVGLLLLLTPLAGGRRRAAYWAAFLLAGYGPALYFEGELLPVTLVLTTSTAAILLFLAADGPSARRWHLPLAGLLLGLSIATRPTGILLAGAAAAWWVAPRGARLARTRALLPAAALLLAMVLPFTAANRYRGGETVLISTNGGINLYLGNGTGADSLSAIQPGAAWERLQRMPLADGVRTPGAESRWWMRRAWSEAGADPAAWAANLCRKAARLLDAREPPRNTDMEAWRRDSRVLSLPLASFALVAPLAMAGLLRGGLRGRSRALLLLALGAVAAQNLLFFPAARYRLEAVPLLCVFAGAGIDGILTRRWTRRDLPRCGLAVAAVAAVVWADLTGGREMNLTRTAINRGVALREAGRAREAEAAFRNALRADPHDPDAHRWLAETLLAREDATGALRHFDAALIAAPDYVRVLLGRAQAAELAGVSGAEDAYRRALAVDPYSTDVRLNYGVWLARAGRRDEAQEMFRSGLELEPGDTRFSTNLRRLRSGL
- a CDS encoding tetratricopeptide repeat protein, with protein sequence MLAAFLLAFATGVAFPAWQEMAARACGTFPQVSWGLLALGGASLAAGILSASPARGRFAPPLLLLIPAAAAAGIGLLTAATGSLLTLFGLPMNAAPAARAVGSILAALPFLGLPAFLLGMASGQAVAARLSAIVPAAAAGVLAAMAAEWAFAPGLAQRGIHAAVLLVAAAAALRWAPTTDAEGRAQAEDRGDGLALASAACVLAAGAVALHLLAAGNLRLLLADSLGGVPLIPTMTALGWMLGGALGILFARWLGRAGIPWAGVALTLAAVATLRATGSLPKDIYLLQTVMVDHPGPDALLHWATPRVARLVLPQAVLSGMAFSLLPGSIPRPTRTRAVGLLTLAGTLGALIALAAVGMTLPRAGLDTVLRGAAFTIALLGILLTLLSASPRRRTLRIGVGVVGLLAVLFAHQATPVPRTTELLVERSMLVTRSSGTAAQTSWLTLHHDELSGSVSVARRGGVRRILTNGRFEMATASARKSHAMLAHVPLLLHAKPERALLLGAGNGIALAAIMTHPLEEVACVDVSRARFHALAQLGGETEAALRDPRLSVIPGDPAAVLRRADPFDVILSTMAGRWSALAARTSSVEFYSLARDRLRPDGLFCQWIPALSLSRDGLEAVLATAAAVFPRVEIWEASEGDLLLLASRTQSAARDLRPLLAGYGEPAVAASCRRSWIGDPVTLLSHFLVSDATVRRISQTAPGRHTLDSRTLTREETARRLHGRLVNPVAGLAAIRDDALATYAGNPGDGFPEALRIAVRARDLEHEGRAIERDGEALDAVEKYEAAQEMNPNDPSLRRSLASVHNDIGMAYAGRNAFTAAHHNFRTAMETDTTFALAFANMGHLLIQNNNMEYALSVTHEATKLDPENEIYWAQMGRIMKRNTRYEEAIPFFEKALQRNPDYVIAIQEYVDCTLAVQDIPDLLWGIRTLKRALEVDPGNREIRTRITRYEDAHKRHFRSDESAVPSASPDSARGSAAPDSGARRAG
- a CDS encoding isocitrate/isopropylmalate dehydrogenase family protein; this translates as MAKHRIAWLPGDGIGVEVMDAARTVLDAVGFDAEYEHGDIGWEFWKSEGDPLPDRTLDLLRRTDAALFGAITSLPKEEAEEALNPELRGKGLVYRSPIVRLRQEFGLRTNRRPCFAFPGNPLNYREGIDLVVFRENTEGLYAGVEFHPVPDGVREALAAESPAMKKFDSVASGDMAIACRIITREGARRIIRDAFAFAKEKGYPSVTVVEKPNVLRETSGLMVREAREVAKEFPGVELWETNIDAMAMWLVKNPETYGVIVCSNLFGDIISDLCAQLVGGLGFAASGNIGESCAVFEPTHGSAPKYAGQNKVNPMAMFLSAQMMLDWLGETDKAERVKRAVAGVIAEGKVRTYDMGGSATTTEAGDAVARLAG